From one Tsukamurella tyrosinosolvens genomic stretch:
- the rsmH gene encoding 16S rRNA (cytosine(1402)-N(4))-methyltransferase RsmH, giving the protein MSDEFFGHVPVLATRVRELLAPALQHDGAVYVDATLGAGGHSELILESFPQARVVGLDRDNDAHAIAGERLARFGERFIPVHTRYDGMADALDELGLSLASGGPGVDAILFDLGVSSMQLDRVERGFAYSVDAPLDMRMNADDPLTAADVLNTYSHGDLARILQRYGDERFAGKIASAVLKEREKEPFTTSGRLVELLYATIPAPARRTGGHPAKRTFQALRIEVNAELASLEAAVPQGLDALAPDGRIVFLSYQSLEDRIVKAALAERTRSTTPAGLPVDLPGTGATFELLTRGAERATDDEIAENQRAAPVRMRAARRLDTPTDRTRSTRSAR; this is encoded by the coding sequence ATGTCCGACGAGTTCTTCGGTCACGTGCCGGTCCTCGCGACCCGCGTGCGTGAGCTCCTCGCCCCGGCCCTGCAGCACGACGGTGCCGTCTACGTCGACGCGACGCTCGGTGCCGGCGGCCACTCCGAGCTCATCCTCGAATCCTTCCCGCAGGCCCGCGTCGTCGGCCTCGACCGCGACAACGACGCCCACGCCATCGCCGGCGAACGGCTCGCCCGCTTCGGCGAGCGCTTCATCCCCGTCCACACCCGCTACGACGGCATGGCCGACGCCCTCGACGAACTGGGGCTCTCGCTCGCCTCGGGCGGCCCCGGCGTCGACGCGATCCTGTTCGACCTCGGCGTCTCGTCGATGCAGCTCGACCGGGTCGAGCGCGGCTTCGCCTACTCGGTGGACGCGCCGCTGGACATGCGGATGAACGCGGACGACCCGCTCACCGCGGCCGATGTGCTCAACACCTACTCCCACGGCGACCTCGCGCGGATCCTGCAGCGCTACGGCGACGAGCGATTCGCCGGCAAGATCGCCTCCGCCGTGCTCAAGGAGCGCGAGAAGGAGCCCTTCACCACCAGTGGCCGCCTCGTGGAGTTGCTCTACGCCACGATCCCCGCGCCCGCGCGGCGCACCGGTGGGCACCCGGCCAAGCGCACCTTCCAGGCGCTGCGCATCGAGGTCAACGCCGAGCTCGCGTCCCTCGAGGCCGCGGTCCCGCAGGGCCTCGACGCGCTGGCCCCCGACGGCCGGATCGTCTTCCTCAGCTACCAGTCGCTCGAGGACCGCATCGTCAAGGCCGCGCTCGCCGAGCGCACCCGGTCGACCACCCCCGCCGGGCTGCCCGTCGACCTGCCCGGCACCGGCGCGACGTTCGAACTGCTCACCCGCGGCGCCGAGCGCGCCACCGACGACGAGATCGCGGAGAACCAGCGGGCGGCGCCCGTGCGCATGCGCGCGGCCCGCCGCCTCGACACCCCCACCGACCGGACCCGCAGCACGAGGAGCGCGCGATGA
- the mraZ gene encoding division/cell wall cluster transcriptional repressor MraZ, which produces MFTGTYTPKLDDKGRLTLPAKYREELAGGLTITKGQDRSLTVYPKAEFERIAEKADAIEWTDPAGRAFYRNFFASSDDQRPDSQGRISLSADHRRYAGLTKECVVVGSRRFLEIWDAEAWEHYQAQHEDDYAQPQSESLKAIF; this is translated from the coding sequence ATGTTCACGGGTACCTACACGCCGAAGCTCGATGACAAGGGACGGCTCACCCTCCCCGCGAAGTACCGCGAGGAACTGGCGGGTGGGCTGACGATCACGAAAGGACAGGATCGAAGCCTCACGGTGTACCCGAAGGCGGAGTTCGAGCGCATCGCCGAGAAGGCGGATGCCATCGAATGGACCGACCCCGCGGGACGCGCCTTCTACCGCAACTTCTTCGCCAGCTCGGACGACCAGCGTCCCGACTCCCAGGGTCGGATCTCGCTCTCGGCCGATCACCGTCGCTACGCAGGCCTGACCAAGGAATGCGTCGTCGTCGGATCGCGGAGGTTCCTGGAGATCTGGGACGCGGAGGCGTGGGAGCACTACCAGGCACAGCACGAAGACGACTACGCACAGCCGCAGTCCGAATCGCTCAAGGCGATCTTCTGA
- a CDS encoding DUF3040 domain-containing protein, protein MPLSEHEQRMLDQIESALYAEDPKFASNVRGGRFGGASGKRRVIAAIGFAVGLMLLIAGMLLGKVEYTVIVGLVGFLLMFGSVIYALWSGPSAKGPRGTVEDDGSVRSRSGRGRSAGGARASGQSFVARMEERFRRRFP, encoded by the coding sequence GTGCCACTCTCCGAGCACGAACAGCGCATGCTCGACCAGATCGAGAGCGCGCTCTACGCCGAGGATCCGAAGTTCGCGTCGAACGTCCGCGGCGGTCGGTTCGGCGGCGCGTCGGGTAAGCGCCGCGTCATCGCCGCGATCGGCTTCGCGGTCGGATTGATGCTGCTCATCGCGGGCATGCTGCTCGGCAAGGTCGAGTACACCGTGATCGTCGGTCTCGTCGGCTTCCTGCTGATGTTCGGTTCCGTGATCTACGCGCTGTGGTCCGGTCCCTCTGCCAAGGGCCCTCGCGGCACCGTCGAGGACGACGGCTCCGTGCGTTCCCGATCGGGCCGCGGCCGCAGCGCCGGCGGTGCCCGCGCGTCCGGGCAGTCTTTCGTCGCCCGCATGGAAGAGCGCTTCCGCCGCCGCTTCCCCTGA
- a CDS encoding SAV_6107 family HEPN domain-containing protein, with protein MVESKARIDLVGSRRHMGESGAARILDRADQFLARAGGSPAPADQYREIYHAALRGAAALLAERETGVRRPTRNAWLRLAKAAPGYAEWVAYFTSVSGVVAALETTARTVSADEVAVLHARVQTFLNSVEADLCRAA; from the coding sequence ATGGTCGAATCGAAGGCACGGATCGATCTCGTCGGTTCCCGTCGCCACATGGGCGAGTCGGGCGCGGCGCGCATCCTCGATCGTGCGGATCAGTTCCTCGCCCGGGCCGGCGGCTCGCCGGCTCCGGCCGACCAGTACCGCGAGATCTACCACGCCGCGCTGCGCGGCGCGGCCGCCCTGCTGGCCGAGCGGGAGACGGGCGTTCGGCGCCCCACGCGCAACGCCTGGCTGCGGCTCGCCAAGGCGGCCCCGGGCTACGCGGAGTGGGTCGCCTACTTCACGTCGGTGTCCGGCGTCGTCGCGGCGCTCGAGACCACGGCTCGCACGGTGAGTGCCGACGAGGTCGCCGTCCTCCACGCCCGCGTGCAGACTTTCCTGAACTCCGTCGAAGCGGATCTGTGCCGGGCTGCATGA
- a CDS encoding GNAT family N-acetyltransferase: MTAVPTQQPRIHALSPQDATLWLPAALQIYVAAMDYPAGTESHRLPMWREHLNRPGYAAFGAVQALRTDDGRMVDHLVGIAYGYSGAGDQWWNRQLRVGLGRRGLPQEQVEAVAADYFELTELHVHPAAQGHGVGAALLGALLAGRPEPRVLLSTPEVAAEQNRAWRLYRRTGFYDVLRDFRFSGDPRPFAVLGHDLPFVPPAP; the protein is encoded by the coding sequence GTGACCGCAGTGCCGACGCAGCAACCACGGATCCACGCCCTGTCGCCGCAGGACGCCACGCTGTGGCTGCCCGCCGCCCTGCAGATCTACGTGGCCGCGATGGACTACCCCGCCGGCACGGAATCGCACCGCCTGCCCATGTGGCGCGAGCACCTCAACCGGCCCGGATACGCGGCCTTCGGTGCCGTGCAAGCGCTCCGCACCGACGACGGCCGGATGGTCGACCACCTGGTCGGCATCGCCTACGGCTACAGCGGCGCCGGCGATCAGTGGTGGAACCGCCAGCTCCGCGTGGGCCTGGGCCGGCGCGGCCTGCCGCAGGAGCAGGTCGAGGCCGTCGCCGCCGACTACTTCGAACTCACCGAGCTGCACGTGCACCCCGCGGCGCAGGGGCACGGCGTGGGCGCGGCCCTGCTCGGCGCACTGCTCGCCGGCCGGCCCGAACCGCGCGTTCTGCTCTCCACCCCGGAGGTGGCCGCCGAGCAGAACCGCGCGTGGCGGCTGTACCGCCGCACCGGCTTCTACGACGTGCTCCGCGACTTCCGCTTCTCCGGCGACCCGCGCCCGTTCGCCGTCCTGGGCCACGACCTGCCCTTCGTCCCGCCCGCGCCGTGA
- a CDS encoding phytoene desaturase family protein, with protein sequence MIDVAVVGSGHNALVGAAYLAAQGRSVAVFEADTVPGGAVSTVERFPGYRVDRGSSAHLMFRHTGIAEELDLAAHGLRYLDCDPWAFAPTPPGSTEPPIVFRQDLDATTASIAAACGDREAAAYRRFVAEWAPRARATMAAFGSSPSAPRLGRAFWPTKGRASLTQLSRTYLASGDQLLDEYFDDERLKAALAWFGAQSGPAMSEPGTAPMVGFAALLHTLPPGRAVGGSGALTAALLSRLASDGATVALGTPVTALRRSGRAWEVTVGGPDGARTVRARTVLAGCHVLTTLDLLARGGYDAGRVARWRRGIQVGPGVGMVLRLGTTAPPAFAGVPLADQSGLGLLVADRGHLARARGDMLAGDAPRRPAVLAMTFSGLDPSIAPDGRHNTTLWAQWYPYALHGHPDGWAAVAEAEADRIVAETQRWAPGFAASIEHRFVQTPASLEAELGLLGGNVMHVEMALHNMLLFRPVPELAGGRVPGAPGLALAGASMHPGGGVNGSSGRIAARLLARDLGHLARWRS encoded by the coding sequence GTGATCGACGTCGCTGTCGTCGGTTCCGGCCACAACGCGCTGGTCGGCGCCGCGTACCTCGCGGCGCAGGGCCGCTCCGTCGCGGTCTTCGAAGCCGACACCGTGCCCGGCGGGGCGGTCAGCACCGTCGAACGCTTTCCGGGCTATCGCGTGGACCGCGGCTCGTCGGCGCACCTGATGTTCCGGCACACCGGCATCGCGGAGGAACTCGACCTGGCGGCGCACGGGCTGCGCTACCTGGACTGCGACCCCTGGGCCTTCGCCCCCACCCCGCCGGGCTCCACGGAGCCGCCGATCGTCTTCCGCCAGGACCTCGACGCCACGACCGCATCGATCGCCGCGGCCTGCGGGGACCGGGAGGCCGCGGCCTACCGCCGGTTCGTCGCCGAGTGGGCGCCCCGCGCACGGGCGACCATGGCAGCCTTCGGCTCCTCCCCCAGCGCCCCGCGGCTCGGCCGCGCCTTCTGGCCCACGAAGGGGCGCGCGAGCCTGACGCAGCTGTCGCGCACCTACCTCGCCTCGGGCGACCAGCTGCTCGACGAGTACTTCGACGACGAGCGACTCAAGGCCGCCCTCGCCTGGTTCGGCGCCCAGTCCGGCCCCGCGATGAGCGAGCCCGGCACCGCGCCCATGGTCGGCTTCGCCGCCCTCCTGCACACCCTGCCGCCGGGCCGCGCGGTCGGCGGCAGCGGCGCGCTCACGGCCGCCCTCCTCTCCCGCCTCGCGTCCGACGGCGCCACCGTCGCCCTGGGGACGCCCGTCACCGCGCTGCGCCGGTCGGGCCGGGCATGGGAGGTCACCGTCGGCGGGCCCGACGGTGCGCGGACCGTCCGGGCCCGCACCGTGCTCGCGGGCTGCCACGTGCTCACCACCCTGGACCTGCTGGCCCGCGGCGGCTACGACGCCGGCCGGGTCGCCCGCTGGCGCCGCGGCATCCAGGTCGGGCCCGGCGTGGGGATGGTGCTGCGCCTGGGCACCACCGCACCGCCGGCCTTCGCCGGTGTGCCGCTCGCGGACCAGTCGGGGCTGGGACTGCTCGTCGCCGACCGCGGCCACCTCGCCCGCGCCCGCGGCGACATGCTGGCCGGGGACGCGCCCCGTCGGCCCGCGGTGCTGGCGATGACCTTCTCCGGCCTGGACCCGTCGATCGCGCCCGACGGGCGGCACAACACCACCCTGTGGGCGCAGTGGTACCCGTACGCCCTGCATGGCCACCCCGACGGCTGGGCCGCCGTCGCCGAGGCGGAGGCCGACCGGATCGTGGCGGAGACGCAGCGCTGGGCGCCCGGCTTCGCGGCGTCGATCGAGCACCGCTTCGTGCAGACCCCCGCGAGCCTGGAAGCCGAGCTGGGCCTGCTCGGCGGGAACGTCATGCACGTGGAGATGGCGCTGCACAACATGCTGCTGTTCCGGCCCGTCCCGGAGCTGGCGGGCGGACGCGTGCCTGGCGCTCCGGGCCTCGCGCTGGCGGGCGCGTCGATGCACCCGGGAGGCGGGGTGAACGGATCGAGCGGGCGGATCGCGGCGCGGCTGCTCGCCCGCGACCTGGGACACCTGGCACGATGGCGGTCGTGA
- a CDS encoding LppM family (lipo)protein: MTLRRMLAALAVLLLVAAPAACSSPGPGDRMSGKIVAAQTPAANPQGPQIAAPGELKGLAEVKPYDSNGKVGTQMIFQNITFGQFNQVGDVVSQAFDTSAASIKMRVQRTGGTVILSGTADLSSLAPNSGVIVVSLQFPGPVTATNGQQEADDLVTWTLNAGTSAALTAEAEYADPSIASFTKWAWITALTSFLAAAIVAGAAYVRRDRSPKPGQESAEPESLIELPQWLREKLNR; this comes from the coding sequence GTGACTCTCCGAAGGATGCTCGCGGCGCTGGCGGTCCTGCTGCTGGTCGCCGCCCCCGCGGCGTGCTCGAGCCCCGGCCCGGGCGACCGGATGTCCGGCAAGATCGTCGCCGCGCAGACCCCGGCCGCCAACCCGCAGGGCCCGCAGATCGCGGCACCCGGCGAGCTCAAGGGCCTCGCGGAGGTCAAGCCGTACGACTCGAACGGCAAAGTCGGCACGCAGATGATCTTCCAGAACATCACCTTCGGCCAGTTCAACCAGGTCGGCGACGTGGTCTCGCAGGCCTTCGACACCTCGGCGGCGTCGATCAAGATGCGCGTGCAGCGCACCGGCGGCACGGTGATCCTCTCCGGCACCGCCGACCTCTCGTCGCTGGCCCCGAACTCGGGCGTCATCGTCGTCTCGCTGCAGTTCCCCGGCCCGGTCACCGCCACCAACGGCCAGCAGGAGGCCGACGACCTCGTGACCTGGACGCTCAACGCCGGCACCTCCGCGGCGCTGACCGCCGAGGCCGAGTACGCCGACCCGTCGATCGCGTCGTTCACGAAGTGGGCGTGGATCACCGCCCTGACCTCGTTCCTCGCCGCCGCGATCGTCGCCGGCGCCGCCTACGTCCGCCGCGACCGCAGCCCCAAGCCGGGCCAGGAGTCCGCCGAACCGGAGTCGCTCATCGAGCTGCCCCAGTGGCTCCGGGAGAAGCTCAACCGCTGA
- the metF gene encoding methylenetetrahydrofolate reductase [NAD(P)H] has protein sequence MPFSVEFMPPRDEEGEARLWRAVRTFERMDPAFVSMTYGAGGSTRDRTVRVTGEIAETTTLLPVAHLTAVNHSISELRALMGSYADQDVRNVLVLRGDPPGDPMGKWVRHPEGLKYASEVVELVRELGDFHVGVAAFPEGHHRSPDLDTDVRYFANKLRAGADYSITQMFFDVDDYLRLRDAVVAADPEQGAKPLIPGIMPITSLKSVVRMAELSNAKIPESMRAELRAAAGDGPEENRAAVRAVGIDIATRMGERLIAEGAPALHFCTLNFAKATSEVLENLGMLPVGV, from the coding sequence ATGCCGTTCTCGGTCGAGTTCATGCCTCCGCGCGACGAGGAGGGCGAGGCCCGGCTGTGGCGCGCCGTCCGCACGTTCGAGCGGATGGACCCCGCCTTCGTCTCCATGACGTACGGCGCGGGCGGCTCGACGCGCGACCGCACCGTCCGCGTGACCGGCGAGATCGCTGAGACCACGACGCTCCTGCCGGTGGCCCACCTGACCGCCGTGAACCACAGCATCTCGGAGCTGCGTGCGCTCATGGGCTCGTACGCCGACCAGGACGTGCGCAACGTGCTGGTGCTGCGCGGCGACCCGCCGGGCGACCCGATGGGCAAGTGGGTGCGCCACCCCGAGGGCCTCAAGTACGCGAGCGAGGTCGTCGAGCTGGTGCGCGAGCTGGGCGACTTCCACGTGGGCGTGGCCGCCTTCCCCGAGGGGCACCACCGCTCTCCCGACCTGGACACCGACGTGCGGTACTTCGCGAACAAGCTGCGCGCGGGTGCCGACTACTCGATCACCCAGATGTTCTTCGACGTCGACGACTACCTGCGGCTGCGCGACGCCGTGGTGGCCGCCGACCCGGAGCAGGGCGCGAAGCCGCTGATCCCGGGGATCATGCCGATCACCTCGCTGAAGTCGGTGGTCCGCATGGCCGAGCTGTCGAACGCGAAGATCCCTGAGTCGATGCGCGCCGAGCTGCGCGCCGCCGCGGGCGACGGGCCCGAGGAGAACCGGGCCGCCGTGCGCGCCGTCGGCATCGACATCGCCACCCGCATGGGGGAGCGGCTCATCGCCGAGGGCGCGCCGGCGCTGCACTTCTGCACGCTGAACTTCGCCAAGGCCACCTCCGAGGTGCTCGAGAACCTCGGGATGCTGCCGGTCGGCGTCTAG
- a CDS encoding polyprenyl synthetase family protein — protein MTLPVAPPQTSLQDIAAAVQPALESFLDERRDLVEPVGPVFTEATAGLERFVLRGGKRIRPAFAWAGWLAGGGEAAGDVARSALRACASLEFVQACALIHDDIIDASLTRRGFPTTHREFAQLHAERGWSGSSEKFGEATAILLGDLALAWADDMFLGAGLAPERYLRAARAWAAMRTEVLGGQLLDIVSEASRDESEDAAERVVRFKTAGYTVERPLHVGAALAGASDAAIAALREIGVDLGVAFQLRDDLLGAFGDPAVTGKPSGDDLRSGKHTPMLAHALATGGDAAAELRGLVGTDLDDAGVERARAALRETGAPSAMQARVEELTARATSALAEAPIDDGARPVLAGLAAVLVDRAA, from the coding sequence ATGACGCTGCCCGTCGCCCCGCCTCAGACCTCCCTCCAGGACATCGCGGCGGCCGTGCAGCCGGCGCTCGAATCCTTCCTCGATGAGCGCCGTGACCTGGTCGAACCCGTCGGTCCGGTGTTCACGGAGGCCACCGCAGGGCTGGAGCGCTTCGTTTTGCGCGGCGGTAAGCGTATTCGCCCCGCCTTCGCCTGGGCGGGGTGGTTGGCGGGCGGCGGCGAGGCCGCCGGCGACGTCGCGCGGTCGGCGCTGCGGGCCTGCGCGTCGCTCGAGTTCGTCCAGGCGTGCGCCCTGATCCACGACGACATCATCGACGCCTCGCTGACCCGACGGGGCTTCCCCACCACCCACCGCGAGTTCGCGCAGCTGCACGCCGAGCGCGGCTGGTCTGGTTCGTCGGAGAAGTTCGGCGAGGCGACGGCGATCCTGCTCGGCGACCTGGCGCTGGCCTGGGCCGACGACATGTTCCTCGGTGCCGGCCTCGCGCCCGAGCGCTACCTGCGGGCCGCGCGCGCGTGGGCTGCCATGCGCACCGAAGTGCTCGGCGGCCAACTGCTGGACATCGTGAGCGAGGCCTCCCGCGACGAGTCGGAGGACGCCGCGGAGCGCGTGGTCCGGTTCAAGACCGCGGGTTACACCGTGGAGCGGCCGCTGCACGTGGGCGCGGCGCTGGCCGGGGCGTCCGACGCCGCGATCGCGGCGCTGCGGGAGATCGGCGTGGACCTGGGCGTCGCGTTCCAGCTGCGCGACGACCTGCTGGGCGCGTTCGGCGATCCGGCCGTGACGGGCAAGCCGTCGGGCGACGACCTGCGCTCCGGGAAGCACACGCCGATGCTCGCGCACGCCCTCGCCACCGGCGGTGACGCCGCGGCCGAGCTGCGCGGCCTCGTCGGCACCGACCTCGACGACGCGGGCGTCGAGCGCGCCCGCGCCGCGCTGCGGGAGACGGGGGCACCGTCGGCCATGCAGGCGCGGGTCGAGGAGCTCACCGCCCGCGCGACGTCCGCCCTGGCGGAGGCGCCGATCGACGACGGTGCGCGGCCCGTCCTGGCCGGGCTCGCGGCGGTCCTCGTGGACCGCGCGGCCTGA
- a CDS encoding ABC transporter substrate-binding protein, protein MFTRFRKAAPVAAALMATGLVFAGCSTTSADEDKPASGEKITVSTNKGDVQVPKNPKRVVVLDNTSAETVKAMGVTPVAIPKGLFAKSVLGDWISNADIKDTGTHAEPKLDVIEDVKPDLIIGGYRFAKAEGDIKKIAEKTGAAFIDIAAEDGAPKGRVETMRDSTITLGKIFGKDEQAKQIVADFDKSLDAAKAQATGQSVFLSIVNGGKIDNGAKRMQPFIAPLNLKDVFGGQAGDHHTNSGLTPEAIAQANPQWVIVMDRDAAVPPTDGSKPQTAAETFKAQQAFANVEFQQKDRIFYLDNDFYIREGIQDYGENYAKLAEAFAAKK, encoded by the coding sequence ATGTTCACCCGCTTCCGCAAGGCCGCGCCCGTCGCGGCCGCGCTGATGGCGACCGGCCTCGTCTTCGCCGGCTGCTCCACCACCAGCGCCGATGAGGACAAGCCCGCCAGCGGCGAGAAGATCACCGTCAGCACCAACAAGGGCGACGTCCAGGTCCCCAAGAACCCGAAGCGGGTCGTGGTCCTCGACAACACGAGCGCGGAGACCGTGAAGGCCATGGGCGTGACCCCGGTCGCGATCCCCAAGGGCCTGTTCGCCAAGAGCGTGCTGGGCGACTGGATCTCCAACGCGGACATCAAGGACACGGGCACCCACGCGGAGCCGAAGCTCGACGTCATCGAGGACGTCAAGCCCGATCTCATCATCGGCGGCTACCGCTTCGCGAAGGCCGAGGGCGACATCAAGAAGATCGCCGAGAAGACCGGCGCCGCCTTCATCGACATCGCCGCCGAGGACGGCGCGCCCAAGGGCCGCGTCGAGACCATGCGCGATTCGACCATCACCCTCGGCAAGATCTTCGGCAAGGACGAGCAGGCCAAGCAGATCGTCGCCGATTTCGACAAGAGCCTCGACGCGGCGAAGGCGCAGGCCACCGGCCAGAGCGTCTTCCTCTCGATCGTCAACGGCGGCAAGATCGACAACGGCGCCAAGCGCATGCAGCCGTTCATCGCCCCGCTGAACCTCAAGGACGTCTTCGGCGGCCAGGCCGGCGATCACCACACCAACTCGGGCCTGACGCCGGAGGCCATCGCGCAGGCGAACCCGCAGTGGGTCATCGTCATGGACCGCGACGCCGCCGTCCCGCCGACCGACGGCAGCAAGCCGCAGACCGCGGCCGAGACCTTCAAGGCGCAGCAGGCGTTCGCGAACGTGGAGTTCCAGCAGAAGGACCGGATCTTCTACCTGGACAACGACTTCTACATCCGCGAGGGAATCCAGGACTACGGCGAGAACTACGCCAAGCTGGCCGAGGCCTTCGCCGCTAAGAAGTGA
- a CDS encoding ABC transporter permease, producing MGRVTLPLLALACVALLFASLMTGEYHITLAGLLAGDEEMWRMFFISRVPRTAALVFAGLAMSFSGVIMQRLTQNRFVEPTTAGTAEWAGLGVLLCMLYIPGASPMVRMVAATATAFLGTLVFLGFISRIRARRSAIVPLVGLMLGAVVSAITTYLAIGANLLQAVVSWRSGGFAHIVRGFYEPLWAVAIIAVATFLLANYFTIAGLGKDVATSLGLRYGLTMGIGVTMVALASGVTSVVVGFIPFLGLVVPNIISALRGDDVRSGLPWVAVLATVLIVGCDLIGRVVVRPMEIPVSVIMGVVGAVTFLSILLTRRNRVAL from the coding sequence CTGGGTCGCGTCACGCTCCCCCTCCTCGCGCTCGCGTGCGTGGCTCTCCTGTTCGCCTCGCTGATGACCGGCGAGTACCACATCACCCTCGCCGGGCTCCTCGCCGGCGACGAGGAGATGTGGCGGATGTTCTTCATCTCCCGCGTCCCGCGCACCGCGGCCCTGGTCTTCGCGGGCCTCGCCATGAGCTTCTCCGGCGTGATCATGCAGCGACTCACCCAGAACCGGTTCGTCGAGCCGACCACCGCCGGCACCGCCGAGTGGGCGGGCCTGGGCGTGTTGCTGTGCATGCTCTACATCCCGGGTGCGTCGCCCATGGTCCGGATGGTCGCCGCCACGGCGACCGCCTTCCTGGGCACCCTCGTCTTCCTCGGCTTCATCTCCCGGATCCGCGCCCGCCGCTCCGCGATCGTGCCGCTCGTCGGCCTCATGCTGGGCGCCGTGGTCAGCGCCATCACCACCTACCTGGCGATCGGCGCCAACCTGCTGCAGGCCGTGGTGAGCTGGCGCTCCGGCGGTTTCGCGCACATCGTCCGCGGCTTCTACGAGCCGCTGTGGGCGGTCGCCATCATCGCGGTCGCGACCTTCCTGCTCGCGAACTACTTCACCATCGCGGGGCTCGGCAAGGACGTCGCGACCTCGCTCGGCCTGCGGTACGGCCTCACGATGGGCATCGGCGTCACCATGGTCGCGCTGGCCTCCGGCGTCACCAGCGTCGTCGTCGGCTTCATCCCCTTCCTCGGCCTCGTGGTGCCGAACATCATCAGCGCGCTGCGCGGCGACGACGTGCGCAGCGGGCTCCCCTGGGTGGCGGTGCTCGCGACTGTTCTGATCGTCGGCTGCGACCTCATCGGCCGGGTCGTCGTGCGGCCCATGGAGATCCCCGTGTCCGTGATCATGGGGGTGGTCGGCGCCGTCACCTTCCTGTCCATCCTGCTCACCAGGAGGAACCGTGTCGCTCTCTGA
- a CDS encoding iron chelate uptake ABC transporter family permease subunit yields the protein MSLSEAVSAPAVAGSTSRVGWRARMAIAAALATACLAVYLLMRTGADDVLRWDFQFGLSFERRLRTATAILIAAFCGALSTVLFHTVTHNRILTPQIIGLDSLYVLIQTVGVYIVGGKFVDNGDSVPQFVAQTAAMVMFAAVLYGWLFSGRFASLFLLLLAGVVLGLAFRAFAEFLQRLLSPTEFDALSIKLYGRLTAVNADLLPIAAVACIVVGVIVWRRRRVLDVLLLGRDPAMGLGVNHQRELTLALVLIAVLVSISTALVGPMMFFGFIIATLAYQLAGDWRHRATLPMAFLIGVIMLAGGQFILHNIFYANGMLTVIIEFVGGILFLAMLFRRRGTM from the coding sequence GTGTCGCTCTCTGAGGCCGTCTCGGCTCCCGCGGTGGCCGGGAGTACGAGCCGCGTGGGCTGGCGCGCCCGGATGGCGATCGCCGCCGCGCTCGCCACGGCGTGCCTGGCCGTGTACCTGCTGATGCGCACCGGCGCGGACGACGTGCTGCGCTGGGACTTCCAGTTCGGCCTGTCCTTCGAGCGGCGCCTGCGCACCGCCACCGCCATCCTCATCGCCGCGTTCTGCGGCGCCCTCTCGACGGTGCTCTTCCACACCGTGACGCACAACCGGATCCTGACGCCGCAGATCATCGGGCTGGACTCGCTGTACGTGCTGATCCAGACCGTGGGCGTCTACATCGTGGGCGGCAAGTTCGTCGACAACGGGGACTCCGTGCCGCAGTTCGTCGCCCAGACCGCGGCCATGGTGATGTTCGCCGCCGTGCTCTACGGCTGGCTGTTCTCCGGCCGCTTCGCGAGCCTGTTCCTGCTGCTGCTGGCGGGCGTCGTTCTGGGCCTGGCCTTCCGCGCGTTCGCCGAGTTCCTGCAGCGCCTGCTCTCCCCCACCGAGTTCGACGCACTGTCGATCAAGCTCTACGGCCGGCTCACCGCAGTGAACGCCGACCTGCTGCCGATCGCCGCCGTCGCGTGCATCGTGGTGGGCGTCATCGTGTGGCGGCGACGCCGCGTGCTCGACGTCCTGCTGCTGGGCCGCGATCCCGCGATGGGACTCGGCGTGAACCACCAGCGCGAGCTCACGCTGGCGCTGGTCCTCATCGCCGTCCTCGTCTCGATCAGCACGGCGCTCGTGGGACCGATGATGTTCTTCGGCTTCATCATCGCCACGCTCGCCTACCAGCTGGCGGGCGACTGGCGGCACCGCGCGACGCTGCCGATGGCCTTCCTGATCGGCGTGATCATGCTCGCCGGCGGGCAGTTCATCCTGCACAACATCTTCTACGCCAACGGGATGCTCACGGTGATCATCGAGTTCGTCGGCGGAATCCTGTTCCTCGCCATGCTGTTCCGCCGAAGGGGGACGATGTGA